A portion of the Canis lupus baileyi chromosome 6, mCanLup2.hap1, whole genome shotgun sequence genome contains these proteins:
- the C6H1orf43 gene encoding protein C1orf43 homolog isoform X5, with the protein MSVEKTMKVEESFQRVQGFKKMVDRWRNSHTRCMWQMTLSQRRNLYATLRMQDTMGQELALANKQLLMVRQAALHQLFAKEHRQYKQELSQMGKAFYVERL; encoded by the exons ATGTCTGTGGAAAAGACAATGAAAGTAGAAGAG AGTTTTCAAAGGGTCCAGGGATTTAAGAAGATGGTTGACAG GTGGCGAAATTCACATACTCGCTGTATGTGGCAGATGACACTGAGCCAGAGGAGAAACCTGTATGCTACCCTAAGGATGCAGGACACCATGGGACAGGAGTTGGCACTAGCCAACAAGCAGCTACTGATG GTCCGTCAAGCGGCCCTGCACCAGCTGTTTGCAAAGGAGCATCGGCAGTACAAGCAGGAGCTAAGTCAGATGGGCAAAGCATTTTATGTGGAGAGACTCTGA
- the C6H1orf43 gene encoding protein C1orf43 homolog isoform X2, with amino-acid sequence MASSSNWLSGVNVVLVMAYGSLDLKEEIDIRLSRVQDIKYEPQLLADGDTRLLQLETQGNQNCYNYLYRMKALDAIRASEIPFHAEGRHPRSLMGKNFRSYLLDLRNTSTPFKGVRKALIDTLLDGYETARYGTGVFGQSEYLRYQEALSELATVVKARSGSSQRQHQSAAKDLTQSPEVSPTTIQVAKFTYSLYVADDTEPEEKPVCYPKDAGHHGTGVGTSQQAATDGPSSGPAPAVCKGASAVQAGAKSDGQSILCGETLMAAETKLALKGSTVDIRSFFSPKSSLFGQCLFIAVTLKQLRGFCSLLLRCHFLWSFFLFFFFKILFIHKRHRERGRDIGRGRSRLPAGSPMWDLILDPGIMP; translated from the exons GACTTGAAAGAGGAGATTGATATCCGGCTATCCAGGGTTCAAGATATCAAGTATGAACCTCAGCTCCTTGCAGATGGTGATACAAGACTGCTACAGCTGGAAACCCAGGGAAATCAGA ATTGCTACAACTATCTATACAGGATGAAAGCTCTGGATGCCATCCGTGCCTCTG AGATACCATTTCACGCTGAAGGCAGGCATCCCCGTTCCTTAATGGGCAAGAATTTCCGCTCCTACCTGCTAGATCTTCGGAACACTAGTACTCCTTTTAAGGGTGTACGCAAAGCCCTCATTGATACCTTGCTGGATGGCTATGAAACAGCCCGCTACGGGACAGGG GTCTTTGGCCAGAGTGAGTACCTGCGCTACCAGGAGGCCCTGAGTGAGCTTGCCACCGT GGTCAAAGCACGAAGCGGGAGCTCTCAGAGACAGCACCAGTCAGCAGCCAAAGATCTAACCCAGTCTCCTGAAGTCTCCCCGACAACCATCCAG GTGGCGAAATTCACATACTCGCTGTATGTGGCAGATGACACTGAGCCAGAGGAGAAACCTGTATGCTACCCTAAGGATGCAGGACACCATGGGACAGGAGTTGGCACTAGCCAACAAGCAGCTACTGATG GTCCGTCAAGCGGCCCTGCACCAGCTGTTTGCAAAGGAGCATCGGCAGTACAAGCAGGAGCTAAGTCAGATGGGCAAAGCATTTTATGTGGAGAGACTCTGATGGCAGCTGAGACAAAGCTGGCTCTCAAAGGCTCGACTGTAGACATACGCTCGTTCTTCAGCCCTAAATCTTCATTGTTTGGACAATGTTTATTCATAGCTGTAACCTTAAAACAACTTCGTGGGTTTTGCTCACTGCTGCTCAGATGTCATTTCctctggtctttctttcttttttttttttttaagattttatttattcacaagagacacagagagagaggcagagacataggcagagggagaagcaggctccctgcagggagcccaatgtgggacttgattctggatcctgggatcatgccctga
- the C6H1orf43 gene encoding protein C1orf43 homolog isoform X4, translating to MASSSNWLSGVNVVLVMAYGSLDLKEEIDIRLSRVQDIKYEPQLLADGDTRLLQLETQGNQNCYNYLYRMKALDAIRASEIPFHAEGRHPRSLMGKNFRSYLLDLRNTSTPFKGVRKALIDTLLDGYETARYGTGVFGQSEYLRYQEALSELATVVKARSGSSQRQHQSAAKDLTQSPEVSPTTIQVTYLPSSQKSKRAKHFLELKSFKDNYNTLESTL from the exons GACTTGAAAGAGGAGATTGATATCCGGCTATCCAGGGTTCAAGATATCAAGTATGAACCTCAGCTCCTTGCAGATGGTGATACAAGACTGCTACAGCTGGAAACCCAGGGAAATCAGA ATTGCTACAACTATCTATACAGGATGAAAGCTCTGGATGCCATCCGTGCCTCTG AGATACCATTTCACGCTGAAGGCAGGCATCCCCGTTCCTTAATGGGCAAGAATTTCCGCTCCTACCTGCTAGATCTTCGGAACACTAGTACTCCTTTTAAGGGTGTACGCAAAGCCCTCATTGATACCTTGCTGGATGGCTATGAAACAGCCCGCTACGGGACAGGG GTCTTTGGCCAGAGTGAGTACCTGCGCTACCAGGAGGCCCTGAGTGAGCTTGCCACCGT GGTCAAAGCACGAAGCGGGAGCTCTCAGAGACAGCACCAGTCAGCAGCCAAAGATCTAACCCAGTCTCCTGAAGTCTCCCCGACAACCATCCAGGTGACATACCTCCCCTCCAGTCAGAAGAGTAAACGTGCCAAGCACTTCCTGGAGTTGAAAAGTTTTAAGGACAACTATAACACTTTGGAAAGTACACTGTGA